The following proteins are encoded in a genomic region of Candidatus Eisenbacteria bacterium:
- a CDS encoding FlgD immunoglobulin-like domain containing protein, which yields MPGIVTSHLRPWPRAAMVLAIVMASLLIPRGTFAGPIEDDLQRALERLDTGDLQTGVLYDRVLPLSGIERFAGDGRAVASRNVWRQLYEELRRASADPGQRPPVGMLLERASRRQDVVPLAVVFDEYERIRPDAMERGAVEIRDGQLVRGNGEIFERRSAFAAAALREWTYRGTEVRFVLDRDDYFSNLGGAVPRLEADLDDGLGFRAMSFGVPLTARYADSGTKTLRLRATSADGTVAEAALAFSVRALAAPAPNDTLQVTGTTPYLGGVASGDAYVYLAPGRTQIQNPAVVVEGFDLENSMNWDELYALLNQESLIENLRADGYDAIVLNFTDATDYLQRNAFVVVDLIQQIRGIVGPETTMALAGASMGGLVSRYALATMEANGLPHSVRTFISFDVPHLGANIPLGIQYWVNFFSTQSADAAFFLSLLNRPAARQMLVYHYTVPPGSTGEPDPLRGTFASDLAAVGDWPSQPRLVAIANGSDNGTGQGFLPGAQIVQWSYSDLFVAVTGNIWAVPDGTSTRIFDGRIRILFSTTSQAVTVSGTQPYDNAPGGWRGSMADLDSVAAPYGDIVALHQSHCFIPTVSALAYDTNDLFHAVASDSTAVTNTPFDAIYSQDTNQEHVAITPQNAGWIRSEVGGAVTGIEPIAGAGVRMWKPWPNPSSDRVRIAFSLASPTEVDLRVFSVDGREVASLVRGVRNAGSHELAWSGRDSRGASAASGVYFVRFATKERVETHRVVLFR from the coding sequence ATGCCCGGCATCGTGACTTCGCATCTCCGTCCTTGGCCCCGCGCGGCGATGGTGCTGGCGATCGTGATGGCTTCGCTCCTGATCCCCCGGGGAACCTTCGCGGGTCCGATCGAGGATGACCTTCAACGGGCGCTGGAGCGCCTCGATACGGGCGATCTTCAGACCGGCGTCCTCTACGACCGCGTGCTCCCGCTCTCCGGAATCGAGCGCTTCGCCGGCGACGGGCGCGCCGTGGCCTCGCGAAACGTGTGGCGGCAGCTCTACGAGGAACTGCGCCGCGCGTCGGCGGATCCCGGCCAGCGTCCGCCCGTCGGGATGCTGCTCGAGCGGGCGAGCCGGCGCCAGGACGTGGTGCCGCTCGCGGTGGTCTTCGACGAGTACGAGCGCATCCGGCCCGATGCGATGGAGCGTGGGGCGGTCGAGATTCGCGACGGACAGCTCGTGCGAGGGAACGGCGAGATCTTCGAACGCCGCTCCGCGTTCGCGGCCGCGGCGCTGCGCGAGTGGACGTATCGCGGGACCGAGGTCAGGTTCGTGCTCGACCGCGACGACTACTTCTCCAACCTCGGGGGTGCGGTTCCACGACTCGAAGCCGATCTCGACGACGGACTCGGCTTCCGGGCGATGAGCTTCGGCGTTCCGCTCACCGCGCGCTACGCGGACTCCGGCACGAAGACCCTGCGCCTGCGCGCCACCTCCGCTGACGGCACGGTTGCCGAGGCCGCGCTCGCGTTCTCGGTGCGCGCGCTCGCGGCGCCGGCTCCGAACGACACCCTCCAGGTCACGGGCACCACCCCGTATCTCGGCGGCGTTGCCTCCGGCGATGCGTACGTGTATCTGGCGCCGGGACGAACCCAGATCCAGAACCCCGCCGTGGTGGTGGAAGGCTTCGACCTCGAGAACAGCATGAACTGGGACGAGCTGTACGCATTGCTGAACCAGGAGAGCCTCATCGAGAACCTGCGCGCGGACGGCTACGACGCCATCGTGCTCAACTTCACCGACGCCACGGACTACCTTCAGCGCAATGCCTTCGTGGTGGTGGATCTGATCCAGCAGATCCGCGGCATCGTGGGGCCGGAGACCACCATGGCCCTGGCAGGCGCCAGCATGGGCGGCTTGGTGAGCCGCTACGCGCTCGCCACCATGGAGGCGAACGGGCTGCCGCACTCGGTGCGCACGTTCATCTCCTTCGACGTGCCGCACCTCGGCGCCAATATCCCGCTCGGAATCCAGTACTGGGTGAATTTCTTCTCCACCCAGTCGGCCGATGCCGCCTTCTTCCTGTCCCTGCTCAACCGGCCCGCGGCGCGCCAGATGCTCGTCTATCACTACACCGTTCCGCCGGGGAGCACCGGGGAGCCGGATCCGCTTCGCGGAACGTTCGCGTCCGATCTCGCCGCCGTGGGCGACTGGCCGAGCCAGCCGCGCCTCGTCGCGATCGCCAATGGGAGCGACAACGGAACCGGCCAGGGGTTCCTCCCCGGCGCGCAGATCGTGCAGTGGAGCTACAGCGACCTCTTCGTGGCCGTCACCGGCAACATCTGGGCGGTTCCCGACGGGACCAGCACGCGGATCTTCGACGGCAGGATCCGGATCCTGTTCTCGACCACGTCGCAGGCCGTGACGGTGAGCGGCACGCAGCCCTACGACAACGCCCCCGGGGGCTGGCGAGGGTCGATGGCAGATCTCGACTCCGTGGCAGCCCCTTATGGGGACATCGTCGCGCTCCATCAGAGCCACTGCTTCATCCCGACCGTGAGCGCACTCGCATACGACACGAATGATCTCTTTCACGCCGTCGCGTCCGATTCGACCGCGGTGACGAACACGCCGTTCGACGCCATCTACTCGCAGGACACGAACCAAGAGCATGTCGCCATCACGCCCCAGAACGCGGGGTGGATCCGGAGCGAAGTCGGGGGGGCCGTGACCGGCATCGAGCCGATCGCGGGCGCCGGTGTGAGAATGTGGAAGCCCTGGCCCAATCCATCGTCAGACCGCGTTCGGATCGCATTCTCGCTCGCCAGTCCCACCGAGGTGGATCTGCGGGTGTTCAGCGTGGACGGCAGGGAGGTGGCGAGTCTCGTGCGTGGCGTGCGGAACGCAGGGAGTCATGAGCTGGCGTGGAGCGGCCGCGATTCCCGCGGCGCGTCGGCGGCTTCGGGAGTGTATTTCGTTCGTTTCGCGACGAAGGAACGCGTCGAGACGCATCGAGTGGTGCTGTTCCGATAG